DNA sequence from the Candidatus Brocadia sp. genome:
TCGCCAAACCCCGGCGCCTTAACTGCAACACATTGCAGGGTTCCACGGAGTTTATTGACTACGAGGGTACTAAGCACTTCCCCTTCTATATCTTCCGCAATAAGAATTAATGCCCTGCCTGATTGGGCAATCTTTTCCAATAAAGGAACGAGGTCTTTGATGGCAGATAGTTTCTTTTCATGTACCAGGATATAGGGGTTCTCAAATATTGCCTCCATGGTTTCAGGTGAGGTAACAAAATAGGGTGATAAATAACCCTTATCGAATTGCATCCCTTCCACGACATCGACGGAGGTTTTCAGGCTTTTCCCCTCTTCCACCGTAATGACGCCATCCTTGCCGACCTTTTCCATGGCATCTGCTATTTGGTTGCCGATCTCTTCATCATTGTTACCGGCAATTGTAGCAATTTGCGCAATCTCTTTTTTATCTGATATTTTAATGCTCATCCTGGTTAATTCTTTTACCAGGGCATCCACGGCCTTTTCTATCCCATGCTTAATATCTACAGGATTAGCGCCTGCCGTAATATTTTTAAGACCTTCCTCAAAGACAGCTTCCGCCAAAAGCGTAGCCGTAGAGGTACCATCGCCTACCATATCATTCGTTTTTGAGGCAGCCTCTTTCACCATTTTAGCTCCCATATCTTCGTAGGGATCTTCCAGTTCAATTTCCTTTGCAACAGTAACACCGTCATTAACTACAACTGGGGAGCCAAAACTCTTTTCAATAACGACATTGCGGCCTTTCGGTCCCAACGTAACCTTAACGGCTTGCGCCAGCTTCTTGATACCATTTTTTATAGACTCACTGGCGTCATACCCATAGAGAATCTTTTTTGCAGCCATCACTACCTCCTGAAATATTAGTCAATTACAGCCAAAATATCATCTTCAGACATCAGCAGATATTCTTCGCCATCGATTTTTACTTCGGTACCACCGTAAGAACTGAATAGTACCCTGTCACCCTTCGCAACCTGAAACTTCGCCCGCTCTCCGCTCTTTAATAATTTCCCGTCTCCAAGAGCAATAATCTTACCTTCCTTTGGTTTTTCTTTCGCCGTATCGGGTAATAGAATACCGCCGGCAGTCTTTCCCTCCGCTTCGACCCTCTTTATTAATATTTTTTCACCTAATGGCCTTACATTCATAACTCAAATCACTCCTTTCTTTAACAGAACTATTTCCAATAGTATTTCGCAATAACTTGCTCCACGGAATCCCGTAATATATTAATGTTAATCGGTTTTGGTATCAGGGTATACACATCCTCACTTATAAGATCAATTTGAAGTTCCTTTGTTATTTCTCCTGACATAAAGATGCAAGGAATGGTAAGACTGATTTCCTTTTTTATAATCTTAAATGTTTCAAGACCACTATAATCAGGAAGGTGTACATCCAGAATTAACAGATGTACCTCTTCTGTTCTGGCTATCTTAACAGCCTCTCGTCCACAACTCGCAAGATATGTTGTGTAACCCTTGGGTTTAAATACGTCTTTTATACTGTCACGGCAGGATTCATCGTCATCAGTTATAAGAAGCGAATAGTGCCCTGCGCGCGGATCTAATAATGCCATCATATTGAATCCTCATCTACTTTTGTGAAATATTTAGCAAATAATATACCAATAAAATCATCACAAATTCCCCAAAGATATCTATCTGGTTGCCATTCAGGGAATCAGATAATTGAGGGTAGTACAAAAACAGCTCTATTGCTTCATAAAGCAACCACTTAAGGCTTCATTTAAAATTTAGGTTTGAATTTATTTTACAAATTTTTATTTTACTAATCAACACGATTTTGTCGTTGTCATTTTGACACTTTTAGGGCAAATAAATTTTTATTGCTGTCACTCCGGCAGACATATCTGCTCTAGATATTTCCCATCTCATCCTTGATTAATACGTCGTTTATTACTATAATCTTGCAGTTTAAATACGTTATCTGCGATTTGTCTTTACTTATGAGCCATGTTTGGACGTACAACACGATGCATGATAATGGCTGAATGTTTATATGGCTAGATAGTTTTTAACCATTTAACCATTCATCTCATCAGCCAAACTTGCATCTTGTTTTTAATTGGTCTGAGGCTTCGCCTCGTTAGTAATTAGTACCAGGTCTTGATAGTGCATATGAATGAAACACAAAACGTCAAAATGGGTTTTTCTGACCTGCTGAAAAAAATTACTTCGATACTCGATTTAATCAAATTCAGTCATACGATATTTTCGTTTCCCTTTGCAGTGATGAGTGCATTCCTTGCGGCAGGAGGCATGCCAGGTATAAAACAATTATTATTAATCATTGCAGCACTGGTAGCAGCACGTAGTGCAGCCATGTCTTTTAATCGGTTGGTTGATGCATCTTACGACGCCTACAACCCACGCACAGCTTATCGTGTCGAACTGCAAAAGAAAATCGGCAGAAGCTCTGTGTGGATATTTACCATTCTCTGCGTCATACTCTTTATTGCCTGTGCATGGTTACTTAACCGGTTGGCATTCTTTATGGCCCCCTTAGCCATCCTTGTCATCTTTGGTTATTCATACACAAAACGGTTTACCCATTTATCTCATTTTGTCCTGGGTCTTGCATTAGGATTGTCACCTATCGGTGCATGGGTGGGGATTCAGGGGACACTGGCACCGACACCTTTCCTGCTGGCCTTTGCAGTAGTATTGTGGACAGCAGGGTTCGATATTATCTATGCATGTCAGGACCTGGAACACGACGTAAAGACAGGATTATATTCCATTCCTAAGAAATTAGGCATCAGGGGGGCATTAATACTTTCCGGGGTATTGCATCTTTTTATGGTATTAGTGCTGCTCGCGTTATCCCGATATGCCGATTTGGGTATGATTTATCTGTTTGGGGTATGTATCATTGCCGCTTTGCTGTTGTATGAACATGCCCTCGTAAGGCCCAAAGACCTATCAAAAATTAACACGGCCTTTTTTACCGTGAATGGAATTATCAGCGTTGGACTCATGGGTATAACATTAATAGACATCTTTGTGAGGTGAGTTTGGATTTAGAGAAAGGGGGGTGTAAAACGATATGAGGGAGTTTAAACAATAGTCTGGTATGTCAGAAATGGCATATCGGACTATTTTTGTTTATAGTCATTGGGATTCGGAAGCCCTTTTATTATTGCCCTTGCTTCTCATATCATACAATGTGCCATGACACATTGTATGCGCTTCTTTTGAATAAATGGGTTGCTATTTATACCTGTCATGTTATAGTCATAAATTCTTAATATTCAGTATTTTAGGGTCTTTAAACCGTTTTTCCTGCAAACGCAGGAAAATAGAAAGGCAGCCTTACTGCCGAAGATGTTTTTTCAAAGATCATCTTTTGCAGTAAGGCGGTTTTTTAGCGAGGTCATATCTGAAGACGAGCTGAGAAAGAAGGTCACGGAGACGCTGAGGAAGTCAAAGGCTCTGGAAGAGGTATGGCATCATCCGGTAACAGGAAGCGATCTCCAGGCGGAGCTTGAGCGAATGGCAGAGACAACCAGGAATCCCGATATGTTACGTGAACTATGGGTGGCACTGGGGAATGATCCGCAGTTGATAGCGGAGGTCTTGGCCAGGCAGACGTTGGTGGAAAGACTCATACACGACTGGTATGCCTTCGATGAGCGGTTTCACGGGAGATTGAAGAAGCAAGCGATGAGAAAGGTGGAATCGCTCGGCAGGATAGAGGACATGAAGGAGATGAAAGGTGCATATCATGAGATGGAGTGGAGAAAAGGGAGGAATTTGCCTACCGTATGCCTGAAATTGCTGCAACAGCATCCCTAGCCCCTCTGCCAAATACCTGGCTTGCAGCATCTGTTGCATATTCAACTCCATCTGCCAGAATTTATCACACGACGGTGTGGACGGGCACACAGATGATTGTGTGGGGTGGATATGGTGGCAGTTATCTCAACACTGGCGGATGCTATTCACCATAATAGCTGATGCAGGTGGCGCAAAAGTATGCGACAAACATGGCTCACGAGAAGAAGCGCGGACATGCATCACAAACCGGCTCGATCAGATCTGCTCCCATTTCATGCCTCATTTGTAAAGGCACTACTGTCCGGAACAAAAATCAACAAAGAAAGGATTTCAGATTGCATAATAAAAGGGTTTGCTCATATCAGGGAAGTCGTCAAACAACGGTACATTGGCCCCGTTCGGAAGGACAAAAAGAGTGATTGGGAATTCGATGAAAAAATACGGATTAATCTCCCGATAAAGTGTTAGAGGGTATCGGGACCGGCTGTATTATGAAATATGACAGGGCAAAACTAATGATAAAACTGTCCCTGTCTTTATCAGCAATACGTTCGTAACACAGAAAGTCAGTATTCGGGAGTAAGCATTACGGCAGTATTTCGACCGCAGTCATCTATGCTTCTACAATCGCCAGAAATTCTTCCGGTGTTAAAACCGGCAGGTTATCAACCTTGTAATCGCTTTTATTCCTGGTAATAAGGCAGTCAGCGTTTGCTAAAACCGCCGAATAATACTGCACGGCATCTTCAAAGTCCCTGAAATTTGACGTCAGTGATAGATCAATCACGCGCTCATCAACCGCCGCTACGTGAAAGACGATCCTGACCTTTTCTAAAATCTTTACAGACTTCTCCCGCTTCAGTTCTTTCGAGAGCAGGTAGTAAAGAGTCGGGAAACTGAGGGCGCAGATATATCCCTTCAATTTCTTCTCTTCGATCATTTTAAATACCCCCGCAGCCGGAAAGTAAAACTGCTCGCGCTTAAGGAAAATATCGAGAAAGAAATTGATATCGCAGAGGGCGGATTTCAACGATATTTTTCCTCAAGATGTTTTCTGTATTCCTCACGGGGCTTTTTTGTGCCTGCCCAGGCTGAAAGGACGCCTGATATTTCCGATAATACCGGAGACTCCGTCGTTCCCTTCCTTTCCCGAAGCGTGAGTGTCCTGAAATAATCCTCCACAATGCGTGACAGGCTGACTCCTTTGGCCTGTGCCGCTTTCTTTGCTTGTTTGATCAATTTACCATCTAATCGCAGAGTTAGTTTTGTAGTCATGATATACCTCCTGATGACGTATATATATTATTTTATCATACGTCTGATGTCAATGGTGAAAAATAAAGAATCCCATGTCTTTATCATCGGAACATGAAGAGCCACGAGTCAGAATACAGGGCTATAGTGTACATATATAATAGAAAATCCCGTCAAGTAGACCTTGCAAAGGATTATACCACCTACAAATGGCTTTTTATCGGTGGTGGTAGGTCAACCGTCCCCCGGTTGACAATATAGAGATTCAATCCTTCCGTGAATCTATGAAAACCTTCTTCCTAAAGAAAAATGGTGTTCCGGCGTATCTGTTCTCTTTTTTGTGGTCTGACTTCCCGCCCGCTTTATCTCCTGCTCAATAACCACATGATCAGGGAGAAGATGATGCTGATGATGATGCAGGTGGTGATGGGGAAGTAGAAGCTAAAGTTTTTCTTTTGAACGACGATATCGCCGGGAAGTCTGCCTAGAAAAGGGATCTTGCCCCCGACCACAAAAAGCCCACCGATGATGATCATAAGAATGCCCAGGCCTATTAAAATCTTGCCAAATGCGCTCAATTCACCCATAACGCGTACCTCCGGTTTCTAAAGTTCCTCGATAGGATATTTATTTAGGTCTTCAGCGACTTGCAATTACAAATTTCATGACAGGTGTCCACCCCCTTTACCCCCGCCAGCGGGGGACAGTTGGTTGTCCCCCGCGGTGAGGGGAAACCTCCCCCTTTATCCCCTTCTAGAGGGGGACAGGGGGAGGAAATTTTTGTTTGAAAATTCCATACATCAAGTCAAGCACAGACAAATTGAGTTTGTCGTTCGACTGAGCGCTCACGACGAAGTCCGTGCCACTCAAAAAAACTGCTTAATTATCTTCATCGATAATTTAAACAAACATATTCCTTGCATGCAAATATAATCCGCTGTAGAATCCGCTTCATAGGATTGCTCCATAAAACTTCTTTTTAAGGAAGTTTTTTACCGCTTGACTGAGCGTTTGTCTGAACTCGCGCCGCAGACTCACGACGAAGTCTTCGCCTTGTGAAGGAGGAACAAGGAAAGATTGTTTATTATCTTTTACCTCCCCTCTCACCCCCTCCTTGCGAAGGAGGGGAAAGGGGGTGGTCTATTGGTTGTGGCTGTGCTGCATCAGACTTTAATAACCAGTGAAATCTCCTTTTGCGATAACACCTGACCCGAACGAGTCGAAAAGGAGGAAATCCGAAGCACGAAATTTGTGAGTCAACCCTGACAGGGTTAGTTTTATTCATATTTTTGTTAAAAATGTCAAAATATTTTTCATAAGATGCTGGCAGGAGGGTAAATTTATGGATAACTTTATGAAGGCCGCAATCGATGAGGCAAAATTCGGACTGCGTGAGGGCGGGATTCCCATTGGTTCTGTTCTTGTTATGGACGGAAAGATTGTCGGAAGAGGGCATAATAAACGTGTGCAGGAAAATAATCCGATCATGCACGCTGAAATTAACTGCCTGAGTAATGCCGGGAGGATTGGCAGATACCGTGAGACGATCCTTTATTCTACCTTGATGCCCTGCTATCTTTGTGCTGGTGCAGTTGTCCAGTTTGGAATTAAGAAGGTCATTGTGGGGGAGTCAGAGAACTTTGCTGGTGCAAAAGAATTTATGGAATCACATGGGGTAAAGATCGTTGATTTAAACCTTAATGAGTGCAAACAATTGATGAAAGATTTTATCCGGAAAAATCCTGAACTTTGGAACGAGGATATTGGAGAGCTATAGCCAGCTAATAAAGGAGGTAGCAGAAAATGTATACTGATATGCCAGATGAGGATAGACTTGAAAGACTCGAAAATAAACTCACTGAAATCAGGAAACTCTCCCTGGGAATACTGCTCCTGGCAAAGGAAATAGGGAAGGACAAACTAAAACAAAAAGAAGAAGTAACTGAAGTTATAAAGGCCATTGAGGAGGCAGAAGAAGCCTTCGTGGATAGTTCACTTACCGATAGATTTGAGAGGTGTGAAAATATCCTCGATGTGATTGACAAAAGGGTAAAAGGATTATTTCTCATATTAGAAGCGACATTGAAAAATCAGCAAAAAACGGAGTAAACGGTAGTCTCTCGGTTACATGAGGTAGTTGTGCCGTCACTGTAACGGATGAACGACGAAGCAATCTCATAAATAGGAAAGTTGATAAAAAGACAATTCATTCATTTGTATAATTTATATAAGATATACACTTTATGCAGTTACTTAGAGATTTGGTCATA
Encoded proteins:
- a CDS encoding 4-hydroxybenzoate octaprenyltransferase, which produces MGFSDLLKKITSILDLIKFSHTIFSFPFAVMSAFLAAGGMPGIKQLLLIIAALVAARSAAMSFNRLVDASYDAYNPRTAYRVELQKKIGRSSVWIFTILCVILFIACAWLLNRLAFFMAPLAILVIFGYSYTKRFTHLSHFVLGLALGLSPIGAWVGIQGTLAPTPFLLAFAVVLWTAGFDIIYACQDLEHDVKTGLYSIPKKLGIRGALILSGVLHLFMVLVLLALSRYADLGMIYLFGVCIIAALLLYEHALVRPKDLSKINTAFFTVNGIISVGLMGITLIDIFVR
- a CDS encoding DUF2905 domain-containing protein, which codes for MGELSAFGKILIGLGILMIIIGGLFVVGGKIPFLGRLPGDIVVQKKNFSFYFPITTCIIISIIFSLIMWLLSRR
- a CDS encoding nucleoside deaminase, with the translated sequence MDNFMKAAIDEAKFGLREGGIPIGSVLVMDGKIVGRGHNKRVQENNPIMHAEINCLSNAGRIGRYRETILYSTLMPCYLCAGAVVQFGIKKVIVGESENFAGAKEFMESHGVKIVDLNLNECKQLMKDFIRKNPELWNEDIGEL
- a CDS encoding co-chaperone GroES, with the translated sequence MNVRPLGEKILIKRVEAEGKTAGGILLPDTAKEKPKEGKIIALGDGKLLKSGERAKFQVAKGDRVLFSSYGGTEVKIDGEEYLLMSEDDILAVID
- the groL gene encoding chaperonin GroEL, translated to MAAKKILYGYDASESIKNGIKKLAQAVKVTLGPKGRNVVIEKSFGSPVVVNDGVTVAKEIELEDPYEDMGAKMVKEAASKTNDMVGDGTSTATLLAEAVFEEGLKNITAGANPVDIKHGIEKAVDALVKELTRMSIKISDKKEIAQIATIAGNNDEEIGNQIADAMEKVGKDGVITVEEGKSLKTSVDVVEGMQFDKGYLSPYFVTSPETMEAIFENPYILVHEKKLSAIKDLVPLLEKIAQSGRALILIAEDIEGEVLSTLVVNKLRGTLQCVAVKAPGFGDRRKAMLGDIAALTGGKALFEDLGIQLSSIQLSDLGRAKKVVVDKDTTTIIEGAGDKNEIQGRISQIKAEIDTTTSDYDREKLQERLAKLSGGIAQINVGAATEAEMKEKKYRVEDAVQATRAAVEEGILPGGGVALIRASKVLDTISVKGDEKIGVNIVRAAAERPIQLIAENAGLEGAVILQKVKEGTGNYGYDAFGERYTDMVESGIVDAAKVVKVALQNGASIAALLLTTNAVIGELPEEKEETGSAPCGHRH
- a CDS encoding PIN domain-containing protein codes for the protein MSLKSALCDINFFLDIFLKREQFYFPAAGVFKMIEEKKLKGYICALSFPTLYYLLSKELKREKSVKILEKVRIVFHVAAVDERVIDLSLTSNFRDFEDAVQYYSAVLANADCLITRNKSDYKVDNLPVLTPEEFLAIVEA
- a CDS encoding response regulator: MMALLDPRAGHYSLLITDDDESCRDSIKDVFKPKGYTTYLASCGREAVKIARTEEVHLLILDVHLPDYSGLETFKIIKKEISLTIPCIFMSGEITKELQIDLISEDVYTLIPKPININILRDSVEQVIAKYYWK